The Comamonas sp. lk genome contains the following window.
GCCACAGCGATGAGGCCGAGGGCCTGGAGTCCATGCCCTATAGACGCGAACACATGGTGCTGATCACGCCGGGCGATCATCCTCTGGTCGGCCGTCAGGAACTGGCCTACGAAGAGGCGTTGGACTATGCCCAGATCGGGCTACGCGACAGCAGCATCGTCCAGGAAATGCTGGACAAGGAAGCCCGCGCTGGCAGACGCATGCTGCGCCAGCGTATCGAGGTCGACAGCCTGAGCGCCATGTGCCGCATGATCGAATGCGGGCTGGGCGTAGGCGTCATGCCCGAAGGCGCTTACCAACGCCTGGGAGAGGCACGCCATCTGCATGCCGTTGCGCTGAGCGATGCCTGGGCCGAACGCAGTCTCAACCTCTATGCCACCCGCTTTGCCGATCTACCTGCACCGGCCCGGCACTTTGCCGCAGCGCTGATGCAAGAAAAATAAGCGGGCACGCCCGGAAGCGCCCGAATTAGCTATCAAAACAGAAGCTACAAGCGCTTTATTCATAACCGCTCAGCCATTAAATCCCTATAGAACCAGCCAATTCAAGGCCGGCATGCGTGCATCCTCCAATCGAGCTTGCAGCACATGCCGTGCCATGAGTCTCGGCTGGATCGTAGGTCAGCTGTTGCGTTTGCGGCGCAGCAACCAGACGATCACGGCCAGCGCGGCGACCACAGCAGCGGCCATGCCGATGCGGGCAAAGATCAGCAAACCGCTGGCACCGGCCTTGGCCGGGTCGCGCAGCTCGGCCACTTGCTGCTCGGTCACCTTGGCTGCCGGATTGCCATAGCTGGCCAGCAGGTAGTTGCCCAGAGTCACGATTTGCTTGTCGCTGAGCTCATGACTGAACGCGGGCATGACGGAGTCGACGCCGTGACGCTCCACGCCGTGCAGCAGAACCTGCACCAGATTGTTGCTATTGCTGTGGCCCAGGCTGGTATTGGCAAACAGCGATGGCAGGCCGCCGCCTTCTGTACCCTGGCCTTGCGCCTGGTGGCAGCTGGCGCAGTTGGCGTCATACAGCTGTGCGCCGGTCATGGTGTCATGGTCCTTGGGCAGCTCGGTGCCACGCAAGCTGTCCAGATCGTCTCTTGCCTTGCCAAAGCTGTCCGCAGCCTGCTTCACGCTGGCATCGGCCACGGCAGGCACGGATCGGATATAGGTGACGATCGCCTTCATGTCCTCAGGCCTCAAGTGCTTCAAGCTGTGGTCAATGGCTTCAGCCATGGGGCCCGACGCAGCACCTTTGCCGGGAACGGGCTGGCCGCTCAGATAGGCAATCAGCTCTTGCTCCGACCATTGGCCAATGCCGCTGGTCTTGTCCGAGCTGATATTGGGCGCATACCAGCCGCCGATCTCGCCGCCGCCCAAAGAGCGCTTCATGTCTTCGGCCATCATGGCATTGCGCGGTGTGTGGCAGGTGGTGCAGTGCGCCAGGCCCTGGGCCAGATAGGCACCGCGATTCCACTCAGGGGTTTGCGAGTCATCGGCCTTGTAAGGCGTGGCGTCATGGAACAAGCTGTTCCACACGCTCAGCGATGCGCGGATGCTGAAAGGAAACGGCAGCGCGGTGACGGGCGCGGCCACATCGACCGCCTCCACGCCCTGCATGAAGTAGGCGTACAGGGCGGCAATGTCCTCGTCGCTGGTCTTGGCGTACGCGGTGTACGGCATGGCCGGATAGAGGTTGGCACCATCCGCACGCTTGCCATAGCGCAGAGCATTGCTGAACTGCTCCAGCGAGTAGTTGCCAATGCCATGCGTTTTTGACGGGGTGATATTGGTCGAATAGATCGAGCCCAGCGGGCTTGCCATGGCCAAACCGCCCGCCATGGCTTTGCCGCCCACGGCGGTATGGCAGGCAATACAGTCGCCTGCAGTGGCCAGGTAGCGGCCACGTTCCACATCGGTCGATGCAGTGGCAGCGGCGGGAGCGGCTGCTGAAGTTGCTGCGGGAGAAGCCGCCAGAACGGGCGAGGATGCCGCCATGGCAGCCGCAGCCAGCACGGCGCCAGCCCACAGGGAGGAGGAAAACAGAGTCTTGTTCATGGTGGTTTCCTCGCTCAAGCCTTGGCACCTAGCGTGTTGCTGCGCGGGAGCATGGCGGGGCCGCCGTTTTCCGCAATCATGTGGGCGCCGGTGCGCAGGGCCACGGCAATGCCGTTGAGCGTGGAGTTGCAGGTGGACGAGGTGGGCAGCACGCCGGTGGAGGCGAAATACAGGTTTTCGTGGTTCCAGGCGCGGCCGAACTCGTCGCACACCGAGATGGTGCGGTCCGAGCCCATGCTCAGCGTGCCGCAGATATGCTGGTTGTTGGAAAAGTCGTCGTCTTTGGTGAAGCGCAGATTCGTGCCTCCCATCAGCTCGGCGATCTTGGCAAAGTCTTTTTGCGCGCGCTTGTGACCACGGAAGGTGTAGTCGTCAATGCTGTAGTGGGCACGGGGCTTTTGCAGGCCCATGGCATCTTTTTCGTCGGCCAGGTCGATGCGGCGCTCGGGATCGGGCAATACTTCCAGCACGCTTTTCACATTCATTTCACGTGCGGCAGAGTGGCGCAGCTTCTCGGCAAATTCCTTGCCATAGACGCCAGCCTTGAGCAGCGAGTTGGTGGCACCGTCCACCCGGGAGATATTGGTGAAGTCCAGGCGGTAAGGCGAATGTTCCGCACGGAAAGTGCCATCGCGCATGGTGTTGATGGAGCTGGGGCTTTGCGGGCCACGGCCCAGCCACACGTCTTCATCGGCATCAAAGGTCAGCGAGGTGCTAGGGTGGTCCATCAGATGGCGACCCACCATGTCGTTGTCGTTGGCAATACCGTTCTTGAACTTGTCGCTCTTGGACAGCAGCAGCAGGC
Protein-coding sequences here:
- a CDS encoding c-type cytochrome, whose translation is MNKTLFSSSLWAGAVLAAAAMAASSPVLAASPAATSAAAPAAATASTDVERGRYLATAGDCIACHTAVGGKAMAGGLAMASPLGSIYSTNITPSKTHGIGNYSLEQFSNALRYGKRADGANLYPAMPYTAYAKTSDEDIAALYAYFMQGVEAVDVAAPVTALPFPFSIRASLSVWNSLFHDATPYKADDSQTPEWNRGAYLAQGLAHCTTCHTPRNAMMAEDMKRSLGGGEIGGWYAPNISSDKTSGIGQWSEQELIAYLSGQPVPGKGAASGPMAEAIDHSLKHLRPEDMKAIVTYIRSVPAVADASVKQAADSFGKARDDLDSLRGTELPKDHDTMTGAQLYDANCASCHQAQGQGTEGGGLPSLFANTSLGHSNSNNLVQVLLHGVERHGVDSVMPAFSHELSDKQIVTLGNYLLASYGNPAAKVTEQQVAELRDPAKAGASGLLIFARIGMAAAVVAALAVIVWLLRRKRNS